The Pseudomonas iranensis genome includes a window with the following:
- a CDS encoding phosphoethanolamine transferase: MLKLKAVRPEWVTLFASAFLLLGFNLVLWQHLFEITAADGKGIAMRVAFGVMIFAAFNIVLTLFAFRPLLKPLLTLLFLVSAGVAYFMSQYGVMIDAGMLRNFAETNVTEVRDLLSLKLFAYILLLGVLPCLLLWKVPVSYRRWHRELFSKVVVNVASAAVIGIVALANYQGLSSLFRNHHEIRLMLVPSNYIGASIGYLQEQVVSAQQPFIKIGEDAQRNPDLQLQPRKSLTVLVVGESARAQNFGILGYDRDTTPQLDKEAGLIAFTDVHSCGTETAVSVPCMFSNMGRKDYNASKAKNEEGLLDVLKRAGIDVIWRDNQSGCKGTCDRVTVQDVSKLQDPALCANSECRDEILLQGLQSFIDHLDKDTVLVLHQMGSHGPDYFKRYPKEYEHFTPVCESNALNNCSRESIVNGYDNTLVYTDHVLASLIDVLRSNQDKVDTAMLYLSDHGESLGEYNLFLHGTPYMLAPEQQKHVAMLAWFSDSYQKAYSVDTHCLQLSRDKPLSQDNLFHSMLGLLEVRSSVYQPALDMFAGCRGAVIDGVLAKQ, from the coding sequence ATGTTGAAGTTAAAAGCCGTGCGCCCGGAATGGGTGACGTTGTTTGCCAGCGCCTTTTTATTGCTCGGTTTCAATCTGGTGCTTTGGCAACATCTGTTCGAGATCACCGCCGCCGATGGCAAGGGCATCGCCATGCGCGTGGCGTTTGGCGTGATGATCTTTGCCGCGTTCAATATCGTGCTGACGTTATTCGCTTTCCGGCCACTGCTTAAACCACTGTTGACCCTGTTGTTTTTAGTCAGCGCCGGCGTGGCTTACTTCATGAGCCAATATGGCGTGATGATCGATGCCGGCATGTTGCGCAACTTTGCCGAGACCAACGTGACGGAAGTGCGTGATCTGCTCTCATTGAAGTTGTTTGCTTATATTCTTTTGCTGGGTGTCCTGCCTTGTTTGTTGTTGTGGAAAGTTCCGGTCAGTTATCGGCGCTGGCATCGCGAGTTGTTCAGCAAAGTTGTTGTCAATGTTGCCTCGGCGGCGGTGATCGGTATTGTCGCATTGGCCAACTATCAAGGCTTGTCGTCGCTGTTTCGCAATCACCACGAAATTCGCCTGATGCTGGTGCCGAGCAATTACATCGGCGCATCCATTGGTTATCTGCAAGAGCAAGTGGTCTCGGCACAGCAGCCGTTCATCAAGATCGGCGAAGATGCCCAGCGCAATCCCGACCTGCAGCTACAGCCACGCAAATCCCTCACGGTGCTGGTGGTGGGGGAGAGTGCGCGGGCGCAGAACTTCGGCATTCTCGGTTATGACCGCGACACCACCCCGCAACTGGACAAAGAGGCTGGCCTGATCGCTTTTACTGACGTGCATTCCTGCGGCACGGAAACCGCAGTTTCGGTACCGTGCATGTTCTCCAATATGGGTCGCAAGGATTACAACGCCAGCAAGGCCAAGAATGAAGAAGGCTTGCTCGATGTGCTCAAGCGTGCCGGCATCGATGTGATCTGGCGCGATAACCAGTCCGGCTGCAAAGGCACTTGCGACCGCGTCACGGTGCAGGATGTCAGCAAGTTGCAGGACCCTGCGTTATGCGCCAACAGCGAATGTCGCGATGAAATTCTCCTGCAAGGCCTGCAAAGTTTCATCGATCATCTGGACAAGGACACCGTGCTGGTTCTGCACCAGATGGGCAGTCATGGCCCGGACTACTTCAAGCGTTATCCCAAGGAGTACGAACACTTCACTCCGGTCTGTGAAAGTAACGCGCTGAACAATTGCAGCCGCGAAAGTATCGTCAACGGTTACGACAACACCTTGGTCTACACCGACCATGTGCTGGCGAGCCTGATCGATGTGCTGCGCAGCAATCAGGACAAAGTCGACACCGCCATGCTCTATCTGTCGGACCACGGCGAATCGCTGGGCGAGTACAACCTGTTTCTGCACGGCACGCCTTATATGCTGGCGCCCGAGCAACAGAAGCATGTAGCGATGCTGGCGTGGTTCTCTGACAGCTATCAGAAAGCCTACTCGGTCGACACCCATTGCCTGCAACTGAGCCGGGACAAACCGCTGAGCCAGGACAATCTGTTTCACTCGATGCTCGGCCTGCTGGAAGTGCGCAGCAGCGTGTATCAGCCGGCGCTGGACATGTTTGCCGGTTGTCGCGGCGCGGTGATCGACGGCGTGTTGGCCAAGCAGTGA
- the rnd gene encoding ribonuclease D, translating to MAIDIHWIRDNESLAQFCAEWQQLPFVALDTEFMRVDTFYPIAGLLQIGDGKRAYLIDPLTINAWQPLAALLENPAVLKVLHACSEDLEVLLRLTGSLPAPLFDTQLAAAYLNLGFSMGYSRLVQEVLGIDLPKGETRSDWLQRPLSDTQISYAAEDAVHLAEVFVELRPKLSADKFAWVLEDGAELVANLRRETDPYEVYREAKLAWKLSRAQLAVLRELCAWREKEARARDLPRNRIVREHSLWPLARTQPDNLAALGKIEDMHPRTVRQDGQFLLDLIKRSGSVGPDQWPPAVPEPLPIEAAALIKQLRALGQAEAERLGIAPELMLRKKTLEALVKSGFPEGPYQLPDSLRGWRRELLGQKLLDSLATAGEQP from the coding sequence GTGGCTATCGATATTCACTGGATTCGCGACAACGAAAGCCTCGCGCAGTTTTGCGCCGAGTGGCAGCAGCTGCCGTTCGTTGCCCTCGACACCGAATTCATGCGGGTCGACACCTTCTACCCGATTGCCGGCCTGTTGCAGATCGGCGACGGCAAACGCGCCTACCTGATCGACCCGCTTACCATCAACGCCTGGCAACCGCTGGCCGCGTTGCTGGAGAACCCGGCGGTGCTGAAAGTCCTGCACGCCTGCAGCGAAGACCTCGAAGTGCTGTTGCGCCTGACCGGCAGCCTGCCGGCGCCGTTGTTCGACACGCAACTGGCCGCCGCTTACCTGAACCTCGGCTTCTCGATGGGCTATTCGCGTCTGGTGCAGGAAGTGCTCGGCATCGACCTGCCCAAGGGCGAAACCCGCTCCGACTGGTTGCAGCGCCCGCTGTCCGATACCCAGATCAGCTATGCCGCCGAAGACGCCGTGCATCTGGCTGAGGTGTTCGTCGAGTTGCGGCCCAAGCTGTCCGCCGACAAGTTCGCCTGGGTGCTGGAGGATGGCGCCGAACTGGTTGCCAACCTGCGCCGCGAGACCGATCCGTACGAGGTCTATCGCGAGGCGAAACTGGCGTGGAAGCTGTCCCGAGCGCAACTCGCCGTGCTGCGTGAACTGTGCGCCTGGCGCGAAAAAGAAGCCCGCGCCCGCGACCTGCCGCGCAACCGCATCGTCCGGGAACACTCGCTGTGGCCCCTGGCCCGCACGCAGCCGGATAACCTCGCGGCGCTGGGCAAGATCGAAGACATGCACCCGCGTACCGTACGTCAGGACGGGCAGTTTCTGCTTGATCTGATCAAGCGCTCTGGCAGTGTGGGGCCGGATCAATGGCCGCCGGCAGTGCCCGAGCCGTTGCCGATCGAAGCCGCTGCGTTGATCAAACAACTGCGCGCGCTGGGTCAGGCCGAGGCCGAACGCCTGGGTATTGCCCCGGAACTGATGCTGCGCAAGAAAACCCTCGAAGCCCTGGTCAAAAGCGGCTTCCCCGAGGGTCCTTACCAATTGCCCGATTCGCTGCGTGGCTGGCGCCGCGAATTGCTCGGCCAGAAGCTGCTCGACAGCCTGGCCACCGCCGGAGAACAGCCTTGA
- a CDS encoding YcgL domain-containing protein, with the protein MKRICSIYQSSKRSGMYLYVLKSDALERVPDALMTAFGKAKHSFDLVLSPERKLASEDITVVLENLDKQGYHLQMPPAEDEYIEHLPEELLRRNDPV; encoded by the coding sequence TTGAAACGTATTTGCTCCATCTACCAAAGCTCCAAGCGCAGCGGCATGTATCTCTACGTGCTCAAGAGCGATGCGCTCGAGCGCGTGCCGGATGCGCTGATGACGGCTTTCGGCAAAGCGAAGCATTCCTTCGATCTGGTGCTGTCGCCCGAGCGCAAGCTGGCCAGCGAAGACATCACCGTGGTTCTGGAAAACCTCGACAAGCAGGGCTATCACCTGCAGATGCCACCGGCCGAGGACGAGTACATCGAGCACTTGCCCGAAGAGTTGCTGCGACGCAACGACCCGGTCTGA